CATTAGACAATACAGACCATTGCAACAAGCAGAAAGGGTATGTCTTCCAAACACAAATACTTAATCAACCTACACCGTCCAATCAATTAATCAGTAGGCTCTTTCGCCATCTCCTTTGCCAACATAgccgcctccttctccatctcctcggaTCCCCTAGCAACCCTCTCCTCATTATCAACTTTCAGCCTTTCCATGACCCTCCCCTCATGCTCTTTAGCCTTTTCCTTCAAACTTTTTGACaaatctccctcctctccatccagctTCTCATACACCTCATCCGTACTACTCAAATCGTGCCTCCTCCGCGGAATAATATGTGCATGCACATGCGGCACACTCTGGCCCGCATCCACACCATCCTGGATCGCAATATTCAAACTCGTAGCGCCATAAACACGCTCAATCATGCGGCCCACGCGGCGCACGGTGAGAAATAAATCAGCGGTTTCGGGGGGTGACAGGTCGGCTACCCGCGGGACGACGCGGCGCGGGGATATCAGGACGTGGCCTGGGAGGATGGGCTTGAGGTTTACGAGGGCGATACTCAGCAGGGTTTGGTGGAAGacctatatatatttccaaAAGAGCAATTCGGCATTTTGTTagtgttgggttggggctATGATGGCCTTGATTTGAATTGAACTTTGGGGTTCGGAGCTTTAACGAACCTGCGGGGTGACGAGGAAGGGGCCGAAATGGATCGGGCCGCCTTTTATTGTCAGGGGCATGGTCGGTTCGTGGAGGTGGTAATTGGACTCCGACATGTATAGGGACTGTGGAAGTGCGGTTATGGTTATAGTGAGGCGTGGGAGGTGGTTGTCAAGATGAATGGGAGAGGTCGTGCGGAGAGCGGAGCGGAGTGGGAGGCGGAGGTCTTGCTTCCAAGGTCGTTCGTCTACCAGCCTACCAATTCTCCAAACTCCACGAACTCCATGGGGTCCAACTCCCCTCGGAGTATTTCCAATCGTCGCCAATTCCATATTTACGGATATTATGTATGGCCTGGCCGCAAGTTCTTGCAGGAAGAACGAACCATAATTGAGCATATCAATGTGATTGTAGAGCTGTGGACAATACTCCGTCTACAAAAGGACAACATCAGATATGGGTATCATTATTTCTGTAAATATATTACAAAGGTCTTGAATTGAAAAACAGCCCAGCAATATAGACAACCAATTAGAAAGACATATTACAATCGTAGCATGAGCGCCGTCTCGTCACATTataagatgaagaaaagataCCGCGACCGTTGGGAGTTGCAGGTGATGCGCGGTCATACTTGCTTGATAGGCTCCTCTGTCTTTTCCTCTGTCTTTTCCTCTGACTCTGGCTTCGCTTCCTGCTCAGTTTCTGGTTCTGTTGTCGACTCTGTCTTTGGCTCTGACTCCGGGTCGGCAGTCTCAGAATTTGATTCG
This region of Aspergillus puulaauensis MK2 DNA, chromosome 5, nearly complete sequence genomic DNA includes:
- a CDS encoding HIT family protein (COG:F;~EggNog:ENOG410PNV8;~InterPro:IPR011146,IPR039383,IPR001310,IPR036265;~PFAM:PF01230;~go_function: GO:0003824 - catalytic activity [Evidence IEA]); translated protein: MSESNYHLHEPTMPLTIKGGPIHFGPFLVTPQVFHQTLLSIALVNLKPILPGHVLISPRRVVPRVADLSPPETADLFLTVRRVGRMIERVYGATSLNIAIQDGVDAGQSVPHVHAHIIPRRRHDLSSTDEVYEKLDGEEGDLSKSLKEKAKEHEGRVMERLKVDNEERVARGSEEMEKEAAMLAKEMAKEPTD